A portion of the Podospora pseudoanserina strain CBS 124.78 chromosome 2, whole genome shotgun sequence genome contains these proteins:
- a CDS encoding hypothetical protein (COG:S; EggNog:ENOG503P2EU), translated as MAPPPTTYQPIQPASAKRERDGVSSGPRSGPSSIFSGGSRQQTKRLKAVTQACHTCRRFKARCDGARPRCGGCASKDKPCGYEGEEGQSLQAAKQARLEALEKLMSALQYKSSEEAEELLQRIRTGDDPAAVLGGTDSGGESQSPPAAVAPSVTESGSGSSNSRLSGPVTSIAGSRTGSVDSRAPTSSSSTLVALSVSARLHDPVNLYLAALPSAKTMWAGVQSFYSSSGKLFHVFTVEQVNQHHRAVFGLDNRPKLDERVSIGCLAIVAAIGVQYNPNEFEKGTDELLYSAARLLYTDVLEFGPLLAIKVCTLLAMYNINNKGTVALAYIETGLTMCHRQSDSAGVCNADHLTEQEWVEFRKTWRTLMFFNSWLASTLGYISGADDSAFEKVVPLAENEVDIYTKELGESRSSMLPTTMILPLY; from the exons ATGGCCCCGCCACCAACGACCTACCAACCCATCCAGCCCGCTTCTGCCAAACGAGAGAGGGACGGAGTTTCCTCCGGCCCACGTTCAGGGCCGTCGTCGATCTTCAGCGGGGGGAGCCGCCAGCAGACGAAACGCCTCAAGGCCGTCACCCAGGCCTGCCACACGTGTCGGCGTTTCAAAGCTAGA TGTGATGGCGCGCGTCCGAGATGCGGAGGATGCGCTTCCAAGGACAAACCTTGCGGCtacgagggagaggagggccaGTCCCTTCAGGCGGCTAAGCAAGCGCGCCTCGAAGCGCTTGAGAAACTGATGAGCGCGCTGCAGTACAAGTCCAGcgaggaggccgaagagCTGCTACAGCGCATCCGTACCGGAGATGATCCCGCCGCCGTCCTCGGCGGTACCGATAGCGGCGGCGAATCTCAAAGCCCTCCGGCAGCCGTCGCTCCAAGCGTGACGGAATCCGGCTCTGGCTCTAGCAACAGTAGGCTTTCCGGCCCCGTCACTTCCATTGCCGGCTCTCGGACAGGTTCCGTGGATTCACGGGCGccgacatcttcctcctcgacgtTGGTGGCTTTATCCGTGTCAGCAAGGCTACACGACCCGGTGAACTTGTATCTCGCTGCCCTCCCCAGTGCAAAAACAATGTGGGCTGGTGTCCAGAGCTTCTACAGCTCGAGCGGCAAACTGTTTCATGTCTTCACAGTCGAACAGGTCAATCAGCATCATAGGGCGGTGTTCGGTTTGGACAACCGCCCCAAGCTTGACGAACGGGTCTCTATTGGCTGCCTCGCCATCGTCGCAGCCATCGGTGTCCAATACAACCCCAATGAGTTCGAAAAAGGGACAGATGAACTTCTCTATTCTGCTGCTCGCCTGTTGTACACGGATGTCCTCGAGTTTGGGCCCCTGCTGGCCATCAAAGTCTGCACCTTGCTTGCCATGTACAATATCAACAACAAGGGGACTGTTGCTCTGGCATACATCGAGACAGGACTTACCATGTGCCACCGACAAAGCGACAGTGCTGGAGTCTGCAACGCCGACCACTTGACCGAGCAGGAATGGGTCGAGTTCAGAAAAACTTGGAGGACTTTGATGTTCTTCAACAGCTGGCTTGCCTCTACCCTTGGCTACATCTCCGGCGCTGATGACTCGGCTTTTGAGAAAGTGGTGCCA CTTGCAGAGAACGAAGTCGACATTTACACAAAGGAACTTGGAGAGAGTAGGTCATCTATGCTTCCCACGACCATGATCCTGCCGCTTTACTGA
- a CDS encoding hypothetical protein (EggNog:ENOG503PR4Y; COG:S): MTDPGNRERGLRAAISNPRVSERAKQRDREILEQEFGESFETDPTSATTSGKKKASSEESIPDTSSRTFRASQTYGSRKTRSSSSGDLETSAPSASMSSTVDDSSIDGKDRGNVVRGLKAALTNPHVSEKAKDRDRKKLQELGESVE, translated from the exons ATGACTGACCCTGGGAACCGTGAGCGTGGCCTTCGGGCTGCTATCAGCAATCCCCGTGTGTCGGAGAGGGCCAAACAACGGGACCGAGAGATCTTGGAACAGGAATTCGGTGAATCGTTCGAAACAGATCCAACTTCCGCAACAACAAGTGGCAAAAAGAAGGCCTCTTCCGAGGAATCAATTCCGGACACATCATCGAGGACATTTCGAGCATCCCAAACATACGGCAGCAGGAAAACACGTAGTTCGTCCAGCGGTGATCTTGAAACCAGCGCTCCTTCGGCCAGCATGTCATCGACGGTTGATGACAGTAGCATCGACGGCAAGGACAGGGGTAACGT TGTTCGGGGCCTCAAAGCGGCACTTACAAATCCTCATGTCTCAGAAAAGGCCAAAGATCGGGATCGCAAGAAGTTGCAGGAACTAGGGGAGTCAGTAGAGTGA
- a CDS encoding hypothetical protein (EggNog:ENOG503NUPT; COG:S): MKPLSRGPCMLRPSTSYASIQARNLSSQTRFTRHSSKMTTKPQPRAPPPENHTVELLRRHLTPVPPISQSSSTLTNFFAPFAHNDTKIILIGDSTHGTSEFYQARAELTKYFIQHHGFNIVAVEADWPDAEAIDKHVRPRSPSAPSLTQESEKPFQRFPTWMWRNVEFQNFTKWLKEWNEGKDSKTEAVGFYGLDLYSLGKSMQAVVDYLDKIDPEMAKVAQKGYERMMMWAEEPHEYGLEALAAGFKGCEKDVMKILNSLLMKRVEYESMIWDGEEFHSGEQNARLVKDAEQYYKAMCYGRDESWNLRDKHMFETLNRIIKHRSRSTPSKAIVWAHNSHIGDARATSMGWSNDELNIGQLCKEAYGDQALTIGCLTNTGTVAAARKWDGDMQVMKLRPGLPNSYEQLMHATAVKNFVLDLRVGHCNEELIKALMEKRLERFVGVIYAPGTERQSHYSHAVLPEQLDGFIWFDETKHVGALEVHQPHTTVEFDETWPFGL, translated from the exons ATGAAACCATTGTCCAGAGGACCTTGTATGTTGAGGCCTTCTACTTCGTATGCGAGTATTCAAGCTCGAAACCTGTCTTCTCAAACCCGTTTCACGAGACACTCGTCCAAAATGACCACCAAGCCACAACCCCGGGCCCCCCCCCCTGAAAATCACACCGTAGAGCTTCTCCGCCGACACCTCACACCAGTCCCACCCATCTCACAatcctcttcaaccctcaccaacttCTTCGCCCCCTTTGCCCACAACGACACCAAAATAATCCTAATCGGCGACTCCACCCACGGCACCTCAGAATTCTACCAAGCCCGCGCCGAACTCACAAAGTACTTTATCCAACACCACGGCTTCAACATCGTCGCCGTAGAAGCCGACTGGCCCGACGCCGAAGCCATCGACAAACATGTCCGCCCTCGCTCCCCATCCgctccctccctcacccaagAAAGCGAGAAGCCCTTTCAGCGCTTTCCCACTTGGATGTGGCGGAACGTCGAGTTTCAGAACTTTACCAAATGGTTGAAGGAGTGGAATGAAGGGAAGGACAGCAAGACTGAGGCGGTGGGGTTTTATGGATTGGATTTGTATTCGCTGGGCAAGTCGATGCAGGCTGTGGTGGATTACCTTGACAAAATTGATCCCGAGATGGCAAAGGTGGCACAAAAAGGGTACGAGAGAATGATGATGTGGGCGGAGGAGCCGCACGAGTATGGGCTGGAGGCGCTTGCGGCTGGGTTTAAGGGATGTGAGAAGGATGTGATGAAGATTTTGAATAGCTTGctgatgaagagggttgaGTACGAGAGCATgatttgggatggggaggagtttCATTCTGGGGAGCAGAATGCGAGGTTGGTCAAAG ATGCAGAACAATATTACAAAGCGATGTGCTACGGCCGCGACGAGTCATGGAATCTGAGAGATAAACACATGTTTGAAACGTTGAACCGAATCATCAAGCACCGATCGAGGAGCACGCCGTCCAAGGCCATTGTCTGGGCGCATAACAGCCACATTGGCGATGCGCGTGCCACAAGTATGGGCTGGTCGAACGATGAACTCAATATCGGGCAACTCTGCAAAGAGGCCTACGGAGATCAAGCCCTTACCATAGGTTGTTTGACCAACACCGGAACAGTCGCTGCTGCTCGCAAGTGGGATGGAGATATGCAAGTCATGAAGCTACGACCTGGTCTGCCAAACAGCTACGAACAGTTAATGCACGCCACAGCTGTCAAGAACTTTGTTCTGGACCTGCGAGTTGGTCATTGCAACGAGGAGCTGATAAAGGCGCTCATGGAAAAACGGTTGGAGAGGTTTGTTGGAGTCATTTACGCTCCTGGCACCGAGAGGCAGTCGCATTACTCCCATGCTGTTTTGCCTGAACAGTTGGATGGTTTTATCTGGTTCGATGAGACCAAGCATGTCGGGGCACTCGAGGTGCACCAGCCCCATACGACAGTCGAATTTGATGAGACCTGGCCATTCGGTTTGTAG
- a CDS encoding hypothetical protein (COG:Q; EggNog:ENOG503NWQN) — MQNFNWLDKEGTKGGNEGGGYVRAVCVCLTSNLPNIVPSIRKLVCEELDSILPLKKLENARKETVIQAAKQYIEQVFLGAELIRLLPRWMAPILTDVHDQAITIALQDLCLHPEYLEPLRQDIDNHYLDFKHTAQGLSLLDSFIKESARLTPTEAYGTHLNRGDWACTPQIAINKIPEYYPNPEQFSGFRFAPPEVLESL, encoded by the exons ATGCAAAACTTCAACTGGCTCGACAAGGAAGGGACTAAAGGTGGCAATGAGGGGGGTGGCTATGTCAGAGCTGTCTGTGTCTGCTTGACGAGCAATTTACCAAATATCGTGCCCTCTATCCGCAAGCTCGTGTGTGAGGAGTTGGATAGTATTCTTCCTCTCAAGAAGCTTGAGAATG CTCGAAAGGAAACTGTCATCCAGGCAGCCAAGCAATACATCGAGCAGGTGTTCCTTGGGGCCGAACTCATTCGTCTTTTGCCTAGATGGATGGCTCC TATCTTAACTGATGTCCATGACCAGGCCATCACAATCGCCCTCCAAGATCTCTGCCTCCATCCGGAATATCTAGAGCCTCTCCGCCAGGACATTGACAACCACTACCTCGACTTTAAGCACACTGCCCAAGGACTCTCACTGCTAGACAGCTTTATAAAGGAATCAGCTCGTCTGACCCCCACTGAAGCCT ACGGCACCCATCTCAACCGCGGCGACTGGGCTTGCACACCCCAGATCGCTATCAACAAGATCCCAGAGTACTACCCCAACCCAGAGCAATTCAGCGGTTTCAGATTTGCTCCTCCAGAGGTATTGGAGTCCCTTTAG
- a CDS encoding hypothetical protein (COG:Q; EggNog:ENOG503NWQN) produces MDQEGLAKQDTPSKLVDTDHKWLMFGTGKQACPGRSYAAAAAKVIMSQMISKYDMRMVDKTAKRWWSLRSTIVLRENHMVAFTCRAKN; encoded by the exons ATGGACCAAGAAGGGCTGGCAAAACAGGACACTCCGTCGAAGCTGGTGGATACAGACCACAAGTGGCTTATGTTTGGGACCGGGAAGCAGGCTTG CCCAGGAAGATCTtatgctgccgctgctgcgaAGGTTATCATGTCGCAGATGATCAGCAAGTATGACATGCGAATGGTGGACAAGACTGCAAAGAGATGGTGGAGTTTGAGATCGACGATTGTTTTGAGGGAGAATCATATGGTGGCGTTTACATGCCGTGCTAAGAATTAG
- a CDS encoding hypothetical protein (EggNog:ENOG503P0C4; COG:Q) → MQSVLQSITGLGPTPVHPSNLDGKVAIVTGGALGIGFEVSRALANAGCRVIMVNRKEEQGDDAISTIKSESPNAQVEWKGCDLGSLKEVREVFSDLRNSLDRLDYLVLSAGINTNQYGLDADGIDRHFGVNFLGHFYAVNQLWPLLRKTDKELGGKPRVVFEASEMHRGAPKNVHFASLEEINDEKLGPTELYARTKLAMILFAKYGLAGKVIKENGDGIIAVSVHPGAVNTAMQQQWKDAYPGITGKLLTWAMLSFGRDVEQGSYSALWALTSPKIEEENMNGWYFNDPDTPGKESAQASDEKLGTALFDLSERIIKEKVGEDALVDWKECA, encoded by the coding sequence ATGCAATCTGTCCTCCAAtccatcaccggcctcgGCCCAACCCCcgtccacccctccaacctggACGGCAAAGTCGCCATCGTCACTGGCGGCGCCCTCGGAATCGGCTTTGAAGTCTCCCGCGCCCTCGCCAACGCCGGCTGCAGAGTGATCATGGTCAACCgcaaagaagagcaaggcgaCGACGCCATCTCAACCATCAAGTCGGAGTCGCCGAATGCGCAAGTCGAGTGGAAGGGCTGCGACCTCGGCTCGCTTAAGGAAGTCAGAGAGGTCTTCTCCGACCTTCGAAACTCGCTCGATCGGTTGGATTATTTGGTTTTGTCGGCGGGGATCAACACTAATCAGTATGGGCTTGATGCCGATGGGATTGACAGGCACTTTGGGGTGAACTTTCTGGGGCACTTTTACGCGGTGAATCAGCTTTGGCCTTTGCTGCGCAAGACGGACAAGGAGCTTGGGGGAAagccgagggtggtgtttgaggCGAGCGAGATGCATAGGGGGGCGCCGAAGAATGTGCATTTTGCCAGTTTGGAGGAGATCAATGATGAGAAGTTGGGGCCGACGGAGTTGTATGCGAGGACGAAGCTTGCCATGATTTTGTTTGCAAAGTATGGGCTTGCCGGGAAGGTGATTAAGGAGAATGGAGATGGGATTATTGCTGTTTCGGTGCATCCTGGGGCGGTCAATACTGCgatgcagcagcagtggAAGGATGCATATCCGGGGATTACGGGCAAGTTGCTGACGTGGGCGATGTTGTCGTTTGGGAGGGATGTGGAGCAGGGTTCTTATAGTGCGTTGTGGGCGTTGACGAGTCCtaagattgaggaggagaatatGAATGGGTGGTACTTTAATGATCCTGATACGCCGGGGAAGGAGTCGGCGCAGGCTTCGGATGAGAAGTTGGGAACTGCATTGTTCGATTTGTCGGAGAGGATTatcaaggagaaggttggagaggatgctCTTGTTGACTGGAAGGAGTGTGCTTAA
- a CDS encoding hypothetical protein (EggNog:ENOG503P2IF; COG:S), translating to MTAISSSCRSGLVRAALLGLGIFQLHGLVEGQEISDSPPPDKFVRRGFARVALIGDYLYIEGGEVSQQVGGQNQQGSRSNYMNSTLSIDMSKSWDAKTVPIRIIDNKISGKPPARSRPAFWTNQQDGSFYVWGGMVSYRRDRVMPKFPELYKFVTDGSGGGKWSIETPSNPDFLRTVYLTELAASAATDETAFIFGGLAGEWTDLTVGWGRTEIATGALAFNMKTKTFEKLGYEETLVGAVAEHIPQFNLGTKKQGVILIMGGYIPEKRVDGNSAIDYSSVSSHLFDNITIFDPETRQMHYQTTTGPTPPGPRREFCLAGFATKEGGYDILLFGGESKREPELDFRYEDAWILSLPGFVWTKAPNMPTQRRADHHCTPAGKRQVISVGGTAPGWREPDPAPQGLMVFDMPSMTWRFNYDADAGDYESPQVIKDWYKNGSLSKVKWSTPILQQVFAPGSFGIPNPDSPDSNSQSSGQGHAIGAIVGGVLGGLAGLLALIAVGIWYFFYRPLKQKQKLPQTGSQEALAAGDKYLYTRTPVNIPLQEAEAGWKPAEVASNHGYAELSVFSPGFGPSPSVSPGPPQYSFRPAGPQSPMEMDGYSERR from the exons ATGACTGCTatctccagctcctgcagGTCAGGATTAGTTCGAGCCGCCCTCCTCGGACTTGGAATTTTTCAACTTCACGGCTTGGTAGAGGGCCAAGAAATATCCGactcacctccaccagacAAGTTTGTGCGCCGAGGATTTGCAAGAG TGGCACTCATCGGGGACTACCTCTACATTGAGGGCGGAGAAGTCTCCCAGCAGGTCGGTGGCCAAAACCAGCAGGGATCCCGATCAAACTACATGAACTCAACCCTTTCCATCGACATGTCCAAGTCCTGGGACGCCAAAACCGTTCCAATAAGAATCATTGATAACAAAATTTCCGGAAAACCTCCGGCCAGATCGCGGCCTGCGTTCTGGACCAACCAACAGGATGGATCATTTTATGTCTGGGGTGGTATGGTCTCCTACAGAAGAGACCGCGTCATGCCAAAGTTTCCCGAGCTCTACAAGTTCGTGACAGATGGCTCCGGGGGAGGAAAATGGTCAATCGAGACACCGTCAAACCCAGACTTTCTCCGGACGGTGTACCTGACAGAATTGGCAGCTTCTGCCGCGACGGATGAAACAGCTTTTATATTCGGCGGCCTGGCAGGCGAGTGGACCGACCTGACTGTCGGGTGGGGCAGGACAGAAATCGCCACAGGCGCCCTGGCGTTCAACATGAAGACCAAAACTTTTGAAAAACTTGGATACGAAGAAACATTGGTGGGCGCGGTAGCCGAGCACATCCCACAGTTCAACCTTGGCACCAAGAAGCAGGGTGTCATCTTGATCATGGGAGGGTACATTCCCGAGAAGCGGGTAGATGGAAACAGTGCAATTGATTACAGCTCGGTCTCGAGCCACTTGTTTGATAACATTACTATTTTCGATCCAGAGACAAGACAGATGCACTATCAGACCACCACAGGTCCTACACCCCCAGGTCCCAGGCGGGAGTTTTGCCTGGCAGGCTTTGCTACCAAAGAAGGTGGTTATGACAT TCTTCTCTTTGGAGGAGAAAGCAAAAGGGAGCCAGAGCTCGACTTCCGTTACGAAGACGCATGGATCCTCAGCCTGCCAGGCTTCGTCTGGACCAAGGCCCCCAACATGCCCACCCAGCGAAGAGCAGACCATCACTGCACCCCAGCGGGAAAGCGTCAAGTCATCAGTGTAGGCGGGACAGCTCCGGGGTGGCGAGAGCCAGATCCGGCCCCGCAAGGTCTCATGGTATTCGACATGCCGAGCATGACGTGGCGGTTCAATTACGATGCCGACGCGGGCGATTATGAGTCCCCTCAAGTCATCAAGGACTGGTACAAGAATGG ATCCCTAAGCAAGGTCAAGTGGTCCACTCCAATACTCCAACAAGTCTTCGCCCCAGGCTCCTTCGGCATCCCTAACCCAGACTCACCTGACTCCAACAGCCAATCTTCAGGACAAGGTCACGCTATCGGCGCCATAGTAGGAGGCGTACTAGGGGGACTCGCAGGCCTATTAGCTCTAATTGCCGTAGGCATCTGGTACTTCTTCTATCGACCTCTgaagcaaaagcaaaagctGCCCCAGACAGGCTCACAAGAGGCTCTCGCCGCAGGCGACAAGTATCTGTACACCAGGACGCCTGTGAACATACCTCTCCAAGAGGCAGAGGCTGGGTGGAAACCAGCTGAGGTCGCTTCCAATCATGGGTATGCCGAGTTGTCAGTGTTTTCGCCCGGCTTTGGCCCTTCACCGAGCGTGAGCCCAGGTCCACCGCAATACAGCTTTCGACCGGCAGGGCCACAGTCGCCtatggagatggatgggtatAGTGAGAGACGGTGA